The sequence below is a genomic window from Sneathiella sp. P13V-1.
TGAAGCGTGCAAAATCATTCGTAAAAATGGATCCCGTGCCCCGATCATTATGCTGACGGCACAGGATAGTGACAGTGACCAGATCCTCGGCCTTGAAAGCGGGGCAAATGATTATGTGTCCAAGCCGTTCAAGATTGGCGTCTTGCTTGCCCGTATTCGCGCGCAACTCCGTCAACATGAACAAAGTGAAGATGCGGTTTTTGCCATCGGTCCTTATTCCTTCCAACCAGCGAAGAAACTGCTGGTGAATGATGAGAAGGAAGAGAAAATCCGCCTGACAGAAAAAGAGACCAACATCCTGAAATATCTCTATCGCTCAGGGCATAAGGTGGTTTCTCGTGATATCCTTCTCAATGAAGTGTGGGGGTATAACGCCGAAGTGACGACCCACACGCTGGAGACGCATATCTATCGCCTTCGCCAGAAAATCGAAGCGGACCCTTCATCTGCCGCGATTTTGCTGACAGAAACAGGGGGATACAGGCTGGCTCCGTAAGGGTCAGCTATTTTCCCGAAGGATCGTTCCCGCCAGATACAGGCTTCCAGCGATAAGCAGCCGGCAAGGCTGGCGCTGGATATATGGGTAGAGGTGATTAATCGCCTCTTCCACGCTTTCGGCGGCCACGCAATCAAGGCCGCTTCTGATGCCCACGTCACATAACTCTTGTGCAGGTGATGCGCCGTCTTCACCGGGGATGTTTACCATCACGGCTTTGTCCACCAATGGCTGAAAATGGGCAAGAAAGGCCCCCTGATCCTTATTGGCCATCATGCCGCAAATCATAAAGAGCGGTAGGGGGTTATCCCTATTCCAGGCGGTAAGGCTTTCGGATAGGCGCGCACCCGCGGCTTCGTTATGACCCCCATCCAGCCAAATTTCCGTATGGGTGGGGAGGGAGCGGACCATCTCTCCCTGGGTCAGTTTTTGAAGGCGGGCAGGCCACTTCACAGAGGCGAGACCATTAACGATGTCTTCGCGGGTGACAGATAAACCTTCCAGTTTTTCCAGAACAGCCAGAGCCGTCGCCGCATTGGCAACTTGGTGGAGCCCATTAAGGTTGGGAAAGGGATAGATCCCCGACAGGTCACCGCCTTTATATTCCCATGCGTCATCAGATATGCGCAGGCAGGACCAGTTATCCCCATGAATATAGGCCGGGGCATTCAAGTCAGAAGCCCTCGTTTTTAAAACACCCATCGCGATGTCGGTTTGCGGTCCGAAAATAGCAGGAACACCTGCTTTTAGGATACCGGCTTTCTCTCCGGCGATCCCTGCAAGGTCAGACCCCAGAAACTGTTCATGGTCATGAGAAATGGGAGTGATGGCGGTTGCAAGGGGTCGCTCCACCATATTGGTGGCGTCAAGGCGGCCGCCAAGCCCGGTTTCTAACAGCAGGATATCTGCAGGGTTGTCGGCAAATGCCTTGAAAGCGGCAGCGGTTGTGATCTCAAAATAAGTGATGGAATCCGGCCCATTGATCCGCTCACATTCCAAAAGCATCTCACTTAGTTTCGCTTCCGAAATAATCTCGCCAGCCAACACAATGCGTTCGGCGAATTTCACAAGATGAGGTGATGTATAGACGTGAACTTTCTTACCGGACGCTTCCAAGATGGCACGCAAATAGGCCAGCAAAGACCCTTTGCCATTGGTGCCTGCCACATGAATAACAGGCGGCAACCGACGCTCAGGGTGTCCAAGTTTTTCAAGAATGGTTTCCATCCGGTCCAGTGACAGATCTATCACCTTTGGATGAAGCGCCAGTAGGCGCTTCAGGATGGTATCACTATGCCGCGCTGGCAAGGGTCAGCCTTTGTCTTCCGGGGCTTCTGATGCGGCAACCTCTTCTGATTTGGTGTCTGCCTCAATGTCAGTTTTCGCCTCTTTTACAGGAAGCTGTTCCACATTGCCCTCACGTTTCAGCTTATTGCTGATCAGATCAACGATCGTTGCCAGCGTATCTTTCATCTTGTGGCGGTGGACAACCATGTCCAGCATGCCTTTTTCAAGAAGAAATTCTGCGCGCTGGAAGCCTTCTGGCAGTTTTTCGCGAATGGTTTCTTCGATTACGCGAGGACCCGCAAAGCAGATCAGCGCACCCGGTTCTGAGATCTGAATATCCCCGAGCATGGCATAAGATGCCGTCACACCACCAGTTGTCGGATCCGTCAGAACCACAATAAAAGGAAGTTTGGCTTCCTTCAGGCGCTGGATCGCGGCTGTTGTTCGCGGCATCTGCATCAAGGATAAGATCCCTTCCTGCATACGGGCACCACCGGCAGCCGTGAACAGAATAAGCGGTGCTTTTTGTAAGATGGCAAGTTTCGCAGCGGACACAATGGCCTCACCGACGGCCATACCCAAAGAGCCACCCATGAAGTTGAAGTTCTGAACACCTACAACGGCTGGATTGCCGGCCAGTTTACCGTGAGCGACAATCATGGCGTCTTTATCGCCAGTTTTGTTGCGGGCGTCTTTCAGGCGGTCGGTATATTTCTTGGAATCGCGGAATTTCAACGGGTCGACCTGCACATCAGGCAGTTCAATCACGTCATATTTC
It includes:
- a CDS encoding response regulator transcription factor — protein: MSSVRKILLVDDDNNLRETLAEQLDLHEEFETHQVDCAGAALEQIKANHFDLILLDVGLPDMDGREACKIIRKNGSRAPIIMLTAQDSDSDQILGLESGANDYVSKPFKIGVLLARIRAQLRQHEQSEDAVFAIGPYSFQPAKKLLVNDEKEEKIRLTEKETNILKYLYRSGHKVVSRDILLNEVWGYNAEVTTHTLETHIYRLRQKIEADPSSAAILLTETGGYRLAP
- the accD gene encoding acetyl-CoA carboxylase, carboxyltransferase subunit beta, producing MNWLTNKVLPKIRNLAASKDTPDNLWVKCPECGQMLFHNELTANQNVCSHCEHHMRVGPVDRFKALFDEQKYDVIELPDVQVDPLKFRDSKKYTDRLKDARNKTGDKDAMIVAHGKLAGNPAVVGVQNFNFMGGSLGMAVGEAIVSAAKLAILQKAPLILFTAAGGARMQEGILSLMQMPRTTAAIQRLKEAKLPFIVVLTDPTTGGVTASYAMLGDIQISEPGALICFAGPRVIEETIREKLPEGFQRAEFLLEKGMLDMVVHRHKMKDTLATIVDLISNKLKREGNVEQLPVKEAKTDIEADTKSEEVAASEAPEDKG
- a CDS encoding bifunctional folylpolyglutamate synthase/dihydrofolate synthase codes for the protein MPARHSDTILKRLLALHPKVIDLSLDRMETILEKLGHPERRLPPVIHVAGTNGKGSLLAYLRAILEASGKKVHVYTSPHLVKFAERIVLAGEIISEAKLSEMLLECERINGPDSITYFEITTAAAFKAFADNPADILLLETGLGGRLDATNMVERPLATAITPISHDHEQFLGSDLAGIAGEKAGILKAGVPAIFGPQTDIAMGVLKTRASDLNAPAYIHGDNWSCLRISDDAWEYKGGDLSGIYPFPNLNGLHQVANAATALAVLEKLEGLSVTREDIVNGLASVKWPARLQKLTQGEMVRSLPTHTEIWLDGGHNEAAGARLSESLTAWNRDNPLPLFMICGMMANKDQGAFLAHFQPLVDKAVMVNIPGEDGASPAQELCDVGIRSGLDCVAAESVEEAINHLYPYIQRQPCRLLIAGSLYLAGTILRENS